The Emcibacter nanhaiensis genome has a window encoding:
- a CDS encoding FAD-binding oxidoreductase encodes MSRQGNIQKILPSLRDILGDRLSVAQAVREHHGTSLTHLAPALPEAVAFVNTTEEVSRLVKLCHEADVPVIAFGTGTSLEGHFLALEGGLCIDLSGMNRIVSIHAEDLDATVEAGVTREELNHALRDQGLFFPIDPGANASLGGMTSTRASGTNAVRYGTMRDNVRALTAVMADGQIIRTSSRAKKSAAGYDLNALLTGAEGTLGIITEITLRLYGIPEAMSAAVCHFDNLESAVKTVVETIQVGIPVARIELVDPLQMELINDYAKLDYAAKPTLFLEFHGSTQSVQEQAELFGDIAAGHGSSNFRWATRTEDRNKLWKARHDAFYAVQARYPGKDFWATDVCVPISRLTECVLDTYRDIEETGIIAPLVGHVGDGNFHLTLVFDKQDPEDVKMIESFNDRLVERALRLEGTSTGEHGVGIGKKKFMPLEHGPALDYMQAIKRAFDPKNILNPGKIVDLEDE; translated from the coding sequence ATGTCACGACAGGGAAATATCCAGAAAATACTGCCGTCACTGAGAGATATTCTCGGCGACCGCCTGTCCGTCGCCCAGGCGGTCCGGGAACATCACGGCACCAGCCTGACCCACCTGGCGCCGGCCCTGCCGGAAGCCGTGGCCTTCGTGAACACCACAGAAGAAGTGAGTCGTCTTGTCAAACTCTGTCATGAGGCCGACGTGCCGGTCATCGCCTTCGGTACCGGCACCTCGCTGGAGGGTCATTTCCTGGCCCTGGAAGGCGGGCTGTGCATCGACCTCAGCGGCATGAACAGGATTGTCAGCATCCATGCGGAAGACCTGGACGCTACGGTAGAGGCCGGGGTCACCCGCGAAGAGCTGAACCACGCGCTCAGGGACCAGGGCCTGTTTTTTCCCATCGACCCGGGCGCCAACGCCTCCCTTGGCGGCATGACGTCAACCCGGGCGTCGGGCACCAACGCGGTGCGCTACGGCACCATGCGTGACAATGTGCGGGCCCTGACGGCGGTGATGGCCGACGGGCAGATCATCCGTACCTCCAGCCGGGCCAAGAAATCGGCCGCCGGCTATGACCTCAATGCCCTGCTGACCGGGGCGGAAGGCACGCTCGGCATCATCACCGAGATCACGCTCAGGCTCTATGGCATTCCCGAGGCCATGTCCGCCGCCGTCTGCCATTTTGACAACCTGGAAAGCGCGGTCAAAACGGTGGTGGAAACCATACAGGTGGGCATCCCCGTCGCCCGGATCGAACTGGTCGATCCGCTGCAGATGGAGCTGATCAACGACTATGCAAAACTGGACTATGCGGCGAAACCAACCCTGTTCCTTGAATTCCACGGCAGCACACAGTCGGTGCAGGAACAGGCCGAACTGTTCGGCGATATTGCCGCCGGCCATGGCAGCAGCAATTTCCGGTGGGCGACCCGGACCGAAGACCGCAACAAATTGTGGAAAGCCCGGCATGACGCTTTTTATGCCGTGCAGGCCAGGTATCCGGGCAAGGACTTCTGGGCGACCGACGTCTGCGTTCCTATTTCACGGCTGACCGAATGTGTGCTGGACACCTACCGGGATATTGAAGAGACAGGGATTATCGCCCCGCTGGTCGGTCATGTGGGGGACGGCAATTTCCACCTGACGCTGGTATTTGACAAACAGGATCCCGAGGATGTGAAGATGATTGAAAGCTTCAACGACCGCCTGGTTGAGCGGGCCCTGCGTCTGGAGGGCACCAGCACCGGCGAGCATGGGGTGGGAATCGGCAAAAAGAAATTCATGCCTCTGGAACACGGCCCGGCGCTTGACTATATGCAGGCCATCAAGCGGGCGTTCGACCCGAAAAATATTCTCAATCCCGGCAAGATTGTCGATCTGGAGGATGAATGA
- a CDS encoding TIGR00341 family protein: protein MAHRIIQIHVREGAGDLFRKTHKIARVVDSWPVGDDGSCLALLVRTQDVQAVTDRLQDIFPKSHINRIIIQPVEAILPQPKDTGPVELPSEDKDQKAKENGKAKKAPKPFAGVSRDELYADISRGAELSNSFMLLVVFSTIVAGIGLIENNVAVVIGAMVIAPLLGPNLALALSTALGDLDLMGRSIRTMVTGFAIALALSICLGYFWTGPLDSQELLSRTEVGFDSIALALVSGAAAVLSLASGISSVLVGVMVAVALLPPGATMGIMIGSGNMEAAQGAALLLAVNIVCVNLAAKLVFFFKGVGPREWYEKQKAKQAMIFYLFFWLISLVVLGFVILERARVAF, encoded by the coding sequence ATGGCCCATCGGATAATCCAGATTCATGTCAGGGAAGGGGCGGGCGACCTGTTCCGGAAAACCCACAAGATTGCCCGGGTGGTTGACAGCTGGCCGGTGGGTGATGACGGCTCTTGCCTTGCCCTTCTGGTCAGGACCCAGGATGTACAGGCGGTAACGGACCGTCTGCAGGATATTTTCCCCAAGAGCCATATCAACAGGATTATCATTCAGCCGGTCGAGGCCATCCTGCCGCAGCCCAAGGATACAGGTCCGGTGGAGTTGCCGTCGGAGGACAAGGACCAGAAGGCGAAGGAAAACGGCAAAGCCAAAAAGGCGCCAAAACCATTTGCCGGCGTCAGCCGGGACGAGCTTTATGCAGATATTTCCCGCGGCGCCGAGCTCAGCAACAGCTTTATGCTGCTGGTGGTTTTTTCCACCATTGTCGCCGGCATCGGCCTGATCGAGAATAACGTGGCGGTGGTGATCGGCGCCATGGTGATCGCCCCCCTGCTCGGCCCCAATCTGGCGCTGGCCCTGTCCACGGCGCTGGGCGACCTTGACCTGATGGGCCGTTCCATCCGCACCATGGTGACAGGATTTGCCATTGCCCTCGCGCTCAGTATCTGCCTCGGCTATTTCTGGACCGGTCCGCTCGACAGCCAGGAGCTGCTCAGCCGCACCGAAGTGGGCTTTGACAGCATCGCCCTGGCGCTGGTGTCCGGGGCGGCGGCGGTGTTGTCGCTGGCGAGCGGCATTTCCAGCGTCCTGGTGGGCGTCATGGTCGCGGTGGCGTTGCTGCCGCCGGGGGCGACCATGGGGATTATGATCGGATCGGGGAATATGGAGGCGGCCCAGGGCGCGGCGCTGCTGCTGGCCGTCAACATTGTCTGCGTCAATCTCGCCGCCAAGCTGGTGTTCTTCTTCAAGGGCGTGGGCCCGCGCGAATGGTACGAGAAGCAGAAGGCCAAACAGGCCATGATTTTTTATCTGTTTTTCTGGCTCATCAGCCTGGTTGTTCTGGGATTCGTTATTCTGGAACGGGCGCGTGTCGCTTTCTAG
- a CDS encoding PEP-CTERM sorting domain-containing protein (PEP-CTERM proteins occur, often in large numbers, in the proteomes of bacteria that also encode an exosortase, a predicted intramembrane cysteine proteinase. The presence of a PEP-CTERM domain at a protein's C-terminus predicts cleavage within the sorting domain, followed by covalent anchoring to some some component of the (usually Gram-negative) cell surface. Many PEP-CTERM proteins exhibit an unusual sequence composition that includes large numbers of potential glycosylation sites. Expression of one such protein has been shown restore the ability of a bacterium to form floc, a type of biofilm.) yields MKILKTFGIAAGLSMAAMSTAQAVDYDIADNLGNHQYSYIGAGSNQDHIGGGDYDVYGMTVDRADNGMMTVRIYTEFVDHVGQYDFGDLFMSVQSGGDSAAWKPYGSAPYYQDEFNNNGEDTTWEYAYNINNGSNDPQFGQLVSINSPMDSDSYQFGTVRYTGGSANEHVYALDESAHRECAPGQGCQWVKDHYTTIGGFGTVDKNTSQDYLEFAFDVSGTSLATASQIAFHWTMSCANDIIEGMVEFRPPQVSEPAIFGLLLAGLGGIAYRRRKARA; encoded by the coding sequence ATGAAAATCTTAAAAACTTTTGGAATTGCGGCAGGTCTGTCCATGGCAGCCATGTCCACAGCCCAGGCGGTTGACTACGATATTGCCGACAATCTGGGGAATCATCAGTACAGCTATATTGGTGCCGGCAGCAACCAGGACCATATCGGTGGCGGTGATTATGACGTGTACGGCATGACGGTAGACCGTGCCGATAACGGCATGATGACCGTGCGGATCTATACCGAATTTGTCGACCATGTGGGCCAATATGATTTCGGCGATCTGTTCATGAGCGTGCAGAGCGGCGGGGATTCCGCGGCCTGGAAGCCTTATGGTTCTGCGCCTTATTATCAGGACGAATTCAATAACAACGGTGAAGACACCACTTGGGAATATGCCTATAACATCAATAACGGCTCCAACGATCCGCAGTTTGGCCAGTTGGTAAGCATCAACAGCCCGATGGATTCAGACTCCTACCAGTTTGGGACTGTTCGTTACACCGGTGGTAGTGCCAACGAGCATGTCTATGCGCTGGATGAATCAGCTCACCGGGAATGCGCACCGGGCCAGGGCTGCCAGTGGGTTAAAGACCATTACACAACTATTGGCGGATTCGGTACGGTGGACAAGAACACTTCCCAGGATTATCTGGAGTTTGCCTTTGATGTGTCCGGAACTTCCCTGGCGACAGCCAGCCAGATTGCGTTCCACTGGACCATGAGCTGCGCCAACGACATTATCGAAGGCATGGTTGAGTTCCGCCCGCCGCAGGTTTCCGAACCAGCCATTTTCGGCCTGCTGCTTGCCGGACTGGGCGGTATTGCCTACCGCCGCCGCAAGGCCCGCGCCTGA
- a CDS encoding ribonucleotide-diphosphate reductase subunit beta — protein MSLLKERIVYKPFQYPWAYDAWLTQQRIHWLPEEIPMADDVKDWNLKLSATEKHLLTQIFRFFTQADVEVNNCYMRHYTRVFKPTEVQMMLAAFSNMETIHVAAYSHLLDTLGIPEVEYEAFLRYEQMKDKYDYMQVWGVETKEDIAKTLAVFGGFTEGLQLFASFAILMNFPRFNKMKGMGQVVTWSVRDESLHTNSIIKLFHTFVKENPEIWTEELQNDLIEACKTIVEHEDAFIDLAFELGDVEGLTAKEVKNYIRYIADRRLNQLGLSPIYFVGNNPLPWMDEILNGIEHTNFFENRATEYSKASTKGSWEEAFD, from the coding sequence ATGTCCCTGTTAAAGGAACGTATTGTCTATAAACCATTCCAGTATCCTTGGGCCTATGATGCCTGGCTGACCCAGCAGCGTATTCACTGGCTGCCGGAAGAAATTCCCATGGCGGACGATGTAAAGGACTGGAACCTGAAGCTGTCAGCGACCGAAAAACATCTGCTGACCCAGATTTTCCGCTTCTTCACCCAGGCCGATGTGGAAGTGAACAACTGCTACATGCGCCACTACACCCGGGTCTTCAAACCGACCGAGGTACAGATGATGCTGGCGGCCTTTTCCAATATGGAAACCATTCATGTGGCGGCCTACAGTCACCTGCTGGATACGCTGGGCATCCCGGAAGTAGAGTATGAAGCCTTCCTCCGCTATGAACAGATGAAGGACAAATACGACTATATGCAGGTCTGGGGCGTGGAAACCAAGGAAGATATCGCCAAGACCCTTGCGGTATTCGGCGGCTTTACCGAAGGGCTGCAGCTGTTTGCTTCCTTCGCCATCCTGATGAATTTCCCCCGCTTCAACAAGATGAAGGGCATGGGCCAGGTGGTGACCTGGTCAGTCAGGGATGAAAGCCTGCATACCAACAGCATCATCAAGCTGTTCCATACCTTTGTGAAGGAAAATCCGGAAATCTGGACCGAGGAACTGCAGAACGACCTGATCGAGGCCTGCAAGACTATTGTCGAGCATGAAGATGCTTTTATCGACTTGGCGTTTGAGCTCGGCGACGTGGAAGGCCTGACCGCCAAGGAAGTGAAAAATTATATCCGCTATATTGCCGACCGGCGCCTTAACCAGCTTGGCCTCAGTCCGATCTATTTCGTGGGCAACAACCCGCTGCCGTGGATGGATGAGATCCTCAACGGTATCGAGCACACCAACTTCTTCGAGAACCGGGCGACGGAATATTCCAAAGCCTCCACCAAAGGCTCCTGGGAAGAAGCCTTCGACTGA
- a CDS encoding DUF1853 family protein, producing the protein MHRYLYDFQWLLDMPSLISRPLPEWLEDRRPLADTDLPPDLAPSRALGPYFENLFAAVLARDEKISGVRRNIQVTDEGITKGEFDFLFYRDGQAHHVETTVKFYLGTGSCQRAQDWIGPGRRDRLDLKLAKMMDRQLQLSGTQAGRKTLQALGYETPDVHAFTRGCLFHPLENWVHGEFITPDDVNPAHLKGWWTGEKNMEDILRQEAFWLELSKPFWLDVRTSLQQENIHSPEEMTARVSDRLAHGDRPVLLAALRNQNGGWREVHRGFIVPDNWSHLLSDL; encoded by the coding sequence ATGCACAGATATCTCTATGATTTTCAATGGCTTCTTGACATGCCGAGCCTGATCTCCCGTCCCTTGCCGGAGTGGCTGGAAGACCGCCGGCCGCTTGCGGACACCGACCTTCCCCCTGATCTGGCCCCCTCCCGGGCGCTCGGCCCCTATTTTGAAAATCTGTTCGCCGCAGTCCTGGCCCGGGATGAAAAAATCAGCGGTGTGCGCCGAAACATCCAAGTGACGGACGAAGGCATCACCAAAGGAGAATTCGATTTCCTGTTTTACCGGGACGGCCAGGCGCACCATGTGGAAACAACGGTCAAATTCTACCTCGGCACCGGTTCCTGCCAACGGGCACAGGACTGGATCGGGCCCGGACGCCGGGACCGGCTGGACCTGAAACTGGCCAAGATGATGGACCGGCAACTACAGTTGTCAGGAACGCAAGCAGGCCGAAAAACCCTGCAGGCCCTGGGCTATGAAACTCCCGACGTCCATGCCTTCACCCGGGGCTGCCTGTTTCATCCCCTGGAGAACTGGGTCCATGGTGAATTTATTACACCAGATGACGTCAACCCCGCCCACCTGAAAGGCTGGTGGACCGGCGAAAAGAACATGGAGGATATCCTGCGACAGGAGGCTTTCTGGCTGGAACTGAGTAAACCATTCTGGCTCGACGTGCGCACCTCACTGCAACAGGAAAACATCCACTCGCCGGAGGAGATGACGGCCCGGGTGTCGGACAGGCTTGCCCATGGCGACCGGCCGGTTCTGCTGGCGGCGCTGCGCAATCAAAACGGCGGGTGGCGGGAAGTTCACCGGGGCTTCATCGTCCCCGACAACTGGTCCCACCTCTTGTCAGATCTCTAG
- a CDS encoding aldo/keto reductase: MQFSQFGITDIKVSRICLGTMTWGEQNTEQEAWEQLDYATGKGVNFIDTAELYPVPRREETQGRTEEYIGNWMEARGNRDKIVLATKVMGRSDMPWFRPFTDITRLNREQITYALEQSLKRLKTDYVDLYQLHWPDRPINLFDQSRGYKHIEDDDAVPLEETLGVLDDLVREGKIREVGLSNETPWATMKCLHHAETRGLPRVQSVQNAYNLLNRLYEHGLAEVSHREGVACLPYSPLGGGTLSGKYLGGALPEGSRRQLFGRFTDRYQKVNTDDAVAAYKALAEEHGLSLVQMALKFVDSRDFVTSTIIGATTMAQLEENMAAFELAWTEELEQGVSRIFEKYPNPAP; encoded by the coding sequence ATGCAATTCAGTCAGTTTGGAATAACCGATATTAAGGTCTCGCGCATCTGTCTCGGCACCATGACCTGGGGGGAACAGAATACGGAACAGGAGGCATGGGAACAACTGGATTACGCCACCGGCAAGGGCGTCAATTTCATTGATACTGCGGAACTCTACCCGGTCCCCCGGCGCGAGGAAACCCAGGGCCGGACCGAAGAATATATCGGCAACTGGATGGAGGCCCGGGGCAACCGGGATAAAATTGTTCTGGCGACCAAGGTCATGGGGCGGTCGGATATGCCCTGGTTTCGTCCTTTTACCGATATTACCCGGCTCAACCGGGAACAGATCACCTATGCGCTGGAGCAGAGCCTGAAACGGCTGAAGACCGACTATGTGGATCTTTATCAACTGCACTGGCCGGACCGCCCCATCAATCTTTTTGACCAGTCCCGGGGCTACAAGCATATTGAAGACGATGACGCGGTGCCGCTGGAGGAAACCCTCGGCGTGCTTGATGACCTGGTAAGGGAAGGCAAGATCCGGGAAGTGGGCCTGTCCAACGAAACGCCCTGGGCCACCATGAAATGCCTGCATCATGCCGAGACCCGGGGACTGCCGCGGGTGCAGTCGGTCCAGAACGCTTACAACCTGCTGAACCGGCTGTATGAGCATGGCCTGGCGGAAGTGAGCCACCGGGAAGGGGTGGCCTGCCTGCCTTACTCTCCCCTCGGCGGCGGCACCCTGAGCGGTAAATATCTGGGCGGGGCCCTGCCGGAAGGCAGCCGGCGCCAGCTGTTCGGCAGATTCACCGACCGGTACCAGAAGGTCAATACGGACGACGCGGTCGCGGCCTACAAGGCGCTGGCGGAGGAACATGGCCTCAGCCTGGTGCAGATGGCCCTGAAATTTGTCGACAGCCGTGACTTTGTGACGTCAACTATCATCGGCGCCACCACGATGGCGCAGCTGGAGGAAAATATGGCGGCCTTTGAGCTGGCATGGACCGAGGAGCTGGAACAGGGCGTCAGCAGGATATTCGAGAAATATCCTAATCCGGCTCCTTGA
- a CDS encoding GlsB/YeaQ/YmgE family stress response membrane protein, with the protein MEFLWFLIIGAVAGFLAGKIMKGGGFGLLGNLIVGIIGAVLGGWLFGVLGISVSEGLIGSLITAVVGAVVLLFIVGFFKKNKAA; encoded by the coding sequence ATGGAATTTTTGTGGTTTCTGATCATTGGAGCCGTAGCCGGTTTCCTGGCGGGGAAAATCATGAAAGGCGGAGGTTTTGGACTGCTTGGCAACCTGATTGTCGGGATTATCGGCGCGGTGCTCGGCGGCTGGCTGTTCGGCGTGTTGGGCATATCTGTGAGCGAAGGCCTGATCGGCAGCCTGATCACCGCCGTGGTCGGTGCCGTCGTATTGCTTTTTATCGTCGGCTTTTTCAAGAAGAACAAGGCAGCCTGA
- the msrB gene encoding peptide-methionine (R)-S-oxide reductase MsrB: protein MSDKIEKDDDAWRDQLDPLQYEVTRKGATERAFANKYWDHKEAGTYHCICCGTPLFSSASKYDSGSGWPSYYEPIDPANITVHQDLSHSMVRDEVLCAKCDAHLGHVFPDGPAPTGLRYCINSASLDFKKAK, encoded by the coding sequence ATGAGCGACAAGATAGAAAAAGACGACGACGCCTGGCGCGACCAGCTGGACCCGCTGCAGTATGAAGTCACCCGCAAGGGCGCCACGGAACGGGCGTTCGCCAATAAATACTGGGATCACAAGGAAGCCGGCACCTACCATTGTATCTGCTGCGGCACGCCGCTGTTCAGTTCGGCAAGCAAATATGATTCCGGCAGCGGCTGGCCCAGCTATTACGAGCCCATTGATCCTGCCAACATTACCGTTCATCAGGATTTGAGCCACAGCATGGTGCGGGACGAAGTGCTGTGCGCCAAATGTGACGCCCATCTCGGCCACGTCTTCCCCGACGGCCCGGCCCCCACCGGCCTGCGCTATTGCATCAATTCCGCCTCGCTGGATTTCAAAAAGGCAAAATAA
- the prsT gene encoding XrtA/PEP-CTERM system TPR-repeat protein PrsT: MKLRTVTIAAFITMAMTIGAPAVTIAAGSEASSAYEKALTSFHEEKYEETFIHLKNALKADPKHIPSRILLAETLIAAGDGAGAEIELEFAREHGADMDRLSVLFGRAYVLQSKYDRLLETIRNGNRDRRIETEIAFLRGEAYFGQRKLANADRSYAMALEMTPDYHIAKLGRAKVASARKQYGKAMEYIDSALESLTPDPNAWIMKSKIYKIRGYNKEALDAVNEALAIDDSHLAARLTRAALYIDQRQLDQAEEDVDYILDLIPQEPRAKYLKAVIRAARGKEEESRATMSEVINTLRAVPDEVMKANPSYYYLAGLTNFQFGNLDEARQFLQDYLKMERDDVSAMRVLGALELQAEDPTAASIVLTNADRTQPNNPTILTLLGISYLEMGNTTKANRYFEKVVRLMPDSAQSHTNLARGKMAAGSMQEAIQSLIQAEQHNLDSTTVKLLLAQAYQRAGEHEKAIEIVRGLKDKAPDNSFINELYATALGFAGKREEARTYLEKAIELDPNNLNAQIRLARMDVVDGKTDQAIARIKKKMEELPDAYNLMVELGDIYKNTGQNEQALLWYRKAYSMDSNNAITLSKVVGMLEQLGELDEAIKTADEFTNRFPEDKDVYTMIGDLQMKANNPNKAIDAYELAVEYSINRGAALMTLARAELAVRDRQGAETSLKKAIAWDPELKEAYIALVHMAIEDKDRLNGLELLKPLRRLTEGSPAADILEGDLHMAVGDTAAAEKSYNAALKVGDSPLAMLGLFRAYKDSGQLSKGIARLKTWLAKYPEDLVAAMTLGTAYKLNGQPQKALSHYEELLQHYPNMPALLNNAANLHYDQGNTDKALAYAQKALALAPESVNIMDTLAWIETRNGNPEKALPLLRKALVISYSSPETKYHLAVTLDKLGRRSEARKMLAEALQSDQAFDGRDEARKLFDSWK, from the coding sequence ATGAAACTCCGGACAGTAACGATTGCCGCCTTCATCACCATGGCGATGACCATAGGCGCGCCCGCTGTCACTATCGCCGCCGGCTCGGAGGCCAGCTCCGCCTATGAGAAAGCCCTGACCAGTTTCCATGAGGAAAAATATGAAGAAACCTTCATTCATCTGAAGAATGCCCTCAAGGCCGACCCCAAACATATCCCCTCGCGTATTCTTCTGGCCGAAACCCTGATTGCCGCCGGGGATGGCGCCGGCGCCGAAATCGAGCTGGAGTTCGCCCGCGAACATGGCGCCGACATGGACCGGCTGTCCGTGCTGTTCGGCCGCGCCTATGTCCTGCAAAGCAAATATGACCGGCTGCTGGAAACCATCCGCAACGGCAACCGGGACCGACGGATCGAAACGGAAATCGCTTTCCTGCGAGGGGAAGCCTATTTCGGACAGCGCAAACTGGCCAATGCGGACAGAAGTTACGCCATGGCCCTGGAAATGACCCCCGACTATCATATCGCCAAGCTGGGCCGGGCCAAGGTCGCCTCCGCGCGCAAGCAATATGGCAAGGCCATGGAATATATCGACAGCGCGCTGGAAAGCCTGACCCCGGATCCGAATGCCTGGATCATGAAATCAAAGATCTACAAGATCAGGGGCTACAACAAGGAAGCCCTAGACGCCGTCAACGAGGCCCTGGCCATTGACGACAGCCATCTTGCCGCCCGCCTGACCCGGGCCGCCCTCTATATCGACCAGCGGCAACTGGACCAGGCCGAGGAAGACGTGGACTATATCCTGGACCTTATCCCCCAGGAACCCCGGGCCAAATACCTGAAGGCCGTGATCCGCGCCGCCCGCGGTAAGGAAGAAGAATCCCGCGCCACCATGAGCGAGGTGATCAATACCCTGCGCGCCGTGCCGGACGAGGTCATGAAAGCCAACCCCAGCTATTATTATCTGGCCGGGCTGACCAACTTCCAGTTCGGCAACCTGGATGAAGCCCGCCAGTTCCTGCAGGATTACCTGAAAATGGAACGGGATGACGTCAGCGCCATGCGGGTGCTGGGCGCCCTTGAGTTGCAGGCGGAAGATCCGACGGCCGCCAGTATCGTCCTTACCAATGCCGACCGGACCCAGCCCAACAACCCGACCATTCTGACCCTGCTCGGTATTTCCTATCTCGAGATGGGCAATACCACCAAGGCAAACCGCTATTTCGAGAAGGTGGTCCGGCTGATGCCCGACTCCGCCCAGAGCCATACCAACCTGGCCCGGGGCAAAATGGCCGCCGGGTCCATGCAGGAAGCGATCCAAAGCCTGATCCAGGCCGAACAGCATAATCTGGATTCGACCACGGTGAAACTGCTGCTGGCCCAGGCCTACCAGCGGGCAGGGGAGCATGAGAAAGCCATCGAAATTGTCCGCGGCCTCAAGGACAAGGCGCCGGATAACTCCTTCATTAACGAGCTCTATGCCACGGCCCTCGGTTTTGCGGGCAAAAGGGAAGAAGCCCGCACCTATCTTGAAAAAGCCATCGAGCTCGACCCCAACAACCTGAACGCCCAGATCCGCCTCGCCCGGATGGATGTGGTGGACGGCAAGACCGATCAGGCGATCGCCCGGATCAAGAAAAAAATGGAGGAACTGCCGGATGCCTATAACCTGATGGTGGAACTGGGCGATATTTACAAGAATACCGGACAGAATGAGCAGGCCCTTTTGTGGTACCGGAAGGCCTACAGCATGGACAGCAACAATGCCATCACGCTCAGCAAGGTGGTCGGCATGCTGGAGCAACTCGGTGAACTCGACGAGGCGATCAAGACTGCCGATGAATTCACCAACCGGTTCCCGGAAGACAAAGATGTCTATACCATGATCGGCGATCTGCAGATGAAAGCCAACAACCCCAACAAGGCCATCGACGCCTATGAACTGGCAGTGGAATATTCCATCAACCGGGGCGCGGCCCTGATGACCCTGGCCCGGGCCGAGCTGGCCGTCCGCGATCGCCAGGGGGCGGAGACGTCCCTGAAAAAAGCCATCGCCTGGGACCCCGAACTCAAGGAGGCCTATATTGCCCTCGTGCATATGGCGATTGAGGACAAGGACCGGCTGAACGGCCTGGAACTGCTAAAGCCGCTGCGCCGCCTGACCGAGGGGTCGCCGGCCGCCGACATTCTGGAAGGGGACCTGCATATGGCGGTGGGGGATACGGCTGCGGCCGAGAAATCCTATAATGCCGCCCTCAAGGTCGGCGACAGCCCGCTGGCGATGCTGGGCCTGTTCCGCGCCTACAAGGACAGCGGCCAGCTGTCCAAGGGTATCGCCCGGCTGAAGACCTGGCTCGCCAAATATCCCGAGGATCTGGTGGCGGCCATGACCCTTGGCACTGCCTACAAGCTCAATGGCCAGCCGCAAAAGGCACTCAGCCATTATGAAGAACTTTTGCAGCACTATCCCAATATGCCGGCCCTGCTGAACAATGCCGCCAACCTGCATTATGACCAGGGCAACACAGACAAGGCCCTGGCCTATGCGCAGAAAGCGCTGGCGCTGGCCCCGGAAAGCGTCAACATCATGGATACGCTGGCCTGGATCGAGACCCGGAACGGCAACCCGGAAAAGGCGTTGCCGTTGCTCAGGAAGGCGCTGGTGATCAGCTACAGCAGCCCGGAGACCAAATATCACCTGGCAGTCACCCTTGATAAGCTTGGCCGCCGGTCGGAAGCCCGCAAGATGCTGGCCGAAGCCCTGCAGTCGGATCAGGCCTTTGACGGTCGCGACGAGGCGCGGAAACTTTTTGACAGCTGGAAATAA